The following nucleotide sequence is from Leopardus geoffroyi isolate Oge1 chromosome D4, O.geoffroyi_Oge1_pat1.0, whole genome shotgun sequence.
aacattcagCTGCTCACATAAGGCCAAGTTAGTTTTCTCTATGGGGTGCTTATTAAAATCCAGGTTCACAGGCCCCCATGTGAGACCTGCTGAGTAATATCTTTGGAAATGATATAGAACAGTAAGTGGCAAAAATATTAAGATACAAAATGCTGCAGTGTCTACAATCCCTGAAAGAATAATagagaataaagaatgaaaagaaaagtaaacagaatCAAGTCATTGCCTGTAGCACTGGATGACTCTACATCCCAGAGCCTCTATGTTTGTTTCTGGAATCTCCTAGTTATATCTGCCTTCAACGTTCATATATGGGTTTTAactctctcttcaaaaaatatGGAAGATAATTCTAAGTACATACAACAAATCTTTCCTTGAGAACCAGGCAGATTTCAGAGGGGTAGTGATGGTAGAAATAGAGGGGTCTGTAAGAGGAGTTGAAGCTAAGAGAGGGCTCAAGGGGAGTGAGTGCCTATGAGGGACAGACAACAGATGACCAGGGTAAAGACCCAGAGGCAACTCCCCGCTGCATGCTGGCCTGATCATTGGTTCAGTTGTGTGCTGAACTACTAAGTCATTTAGCTAATCAGGGCTAAGAGATGGGCCTGTGTTCCTACAGAGCCCAGAATATTCTGGAATATCCTGCTGTCAATgatagagaagaaggaagagcaaaATCCCTGCATAAACTGATGGGCCAGACACATTCTTTGTTTTGGTGAAAGTTTCCAATTGATGAAATTTTCaatctatctctgtatctctctctctttctctccctaaattactgtaattattttcaaaaagctaGCAAAAGTGATTACAGAAGTTCATTAAAGTAAGAAGGATACTAAGGGAATCAAAGTCCTTGAGCCGATATGAATTAGTTCCAGGAATTTATGTGGAAACAGGTTTCAACTGTACTTAAAGGGAATGAAAAAAGATGGTTTCCTGGAGAAGAGGAAGTAGAGAGAGGTAGAAATGTGAAAACTGGAAGCCAAGATTTTGGTGGACCTTGAGCCAATTATTGAATCATAATGATCTCAATGGAAGATGGTTGCATATGCAAAGAAATGGATACAATCCAACATCCATGACACATATGAATTATCCCTGCTGACCAGCAGAAACAGGGTCCAAAGGAGAAGAGACACTCATGAACATGCTCCCAGAggttctggctaggacttcctcCCACCCATCAGTTTCCTCAGGCCCTGTTTCAGGTCTTTGTTTCTCAGGCTATAGATAAAAGGGTTCAGCATGGAGGTAAGAACTGTGTAGACAAGTGTTGCCACACGATCTCTCACAGTGTAGTTGGACAGGGGCTGTAAATAGACGTAGAAGATGCTTCCATAAAAGAGGGTTACCACAGTGAGGTGAGAGccacaggtggagaaggctttGCGTTTCCCAGCAGCTGAGGGGATCTTGAGAACTGTGATGAGGATTCGTATATAAGAGAAGGTGATGCACACAAAGGGGGTCACCAAAACAACAGAACCTTCTGACATTATCAAGATTTCATTGAGAAATGTGGAGGAGCAGGACAATTTCAGCAGAGGGTTGATGTCACAGAGGAAGTGATGGATAACATTGTTGTCACAGAAGGTGAGACGATTCAGTAGCAGTGTGTGTAGGAGTGAGTGGAAGTGAGGAAATGAGCAGGAAAAGGCCACCAGCAGGACACAGTGGTGGTGGTTCATGGTGGTGACATAGTGGAAGGGGtcacagatggccacatagcaGTCAAAGGCCATGACCACCAGGAGGAAGCTGTCAGTGTTGCCCAgagcataaataaaatacatctgtGTCAGACACTCAGCATAGGAGATGGTCTTTTCTGACAGGAAGTTCACTAGCATCCTGGGGACAATGGTTGTTGTAAAGCAAATGTCAGTGAAGGACAGGAAactcaggaagaaatacatgggggTCTGGAGCTGGGGGTCAGAGTGGATGGCGAGGATGATGAGCAGGTTCCCTGTTATGGTGACCAGGTACATGGTGAGGAAGAGGATAAAGAGTGGCTTCTGGTCTTCAGGCTGGGAGGAGAGTCCCAGGAGGATGAACTCAGAAACACTGCTGGTTTGGTTGACTCTTTCCATGATCATGAAGCCAGCTAAAACAAAGAACATCTTACCATTTCACACAAATTGCTTTCATAACAAGCCAGTAAATATGTTTCTTCCTATGCTTACTTTTCACCCATAAGGTCATGATTA
It contains:
- the LOC123592816 gene encoding olfactory receptor 1L8-like — encoded protein: MFFVLAGFMIMERVNQTSSVSEFILLGLSSQPEDQKPLFILFLTMYLVTITGNLLIILAIHSDPQLQTPMYFFLSFLSFTDICFTTTIVPRMLVNFLSEKTISYAECLTQMYFIYALGNTDSFLLVVMAFDCYVAICDPFHYVTTMNHHHCVLLVAFSCSFPHFHSLLHTLLLNRLTFCDNNVIHHFLCDINPLLKLSCSSTFLNEILIMSEGSVVLVTPFVCITFSYIRILITVLKIPSAAGKRKAFSTCGSHLTVVTLFYGSIFYVYLQPLSNYTVRDRVATLVYTVLTSMLNPFIYSLRNKDLKQGLRKLMGGRKS